A stretch of Thermoplasmata archaeon DNA encodes these proteins:
- a CDS encoding glutamate--tRNA ligase — MPAESARKYALQNAVLHGGKAEAKAVLGKLLAEDAALRPRARELAAEVERVVAEVNALSAEAQKAALAALAPELLEKPKGETGPKELPPLPGAVDGAVVCRLAPYPSGPLHIGNARAFLLNDAYAKRYHGRLILAFDDTIGSEEKPVLPEAYDQVKEGLDWAGVTYDEVLYKSDRIPLHYEWAGKLLEVGAAYACTCDAETLRRNREAGRACEHRDQDADETIAIWKAMLDGEYDEGEAVLRLKTSMQDPNPAFRDRVLFRVSLREHPRVGTRYHVWPMLEFSWAVDDHLLGVTHVIRGKDLVIEDEMETRLWDLFRIERRPVFVHFGILRFKDLELSKSRYRREIAEGRLTGIDDPRTWSLQSLRRRGIRPAALREFVLDFGLSLADIEVAAETLYAANRKLIDEHANRYFFVPEPVVIEVHGLPPTEAVHPPLHPDFHGRGTRTVPVGPKVHVAREDFDRFRGQEVRLKDFCNVVLDHRATFVSLENKDIPKIQWVSHGGVETHVVMPTGLESRGLGEPAVAGLKVDDVVQFERVGFARIDHVSRSEVRAFFAHR; from the coding sequence GTGCCCGCCGAGTCCGCGCGAAAGTACGCGCTCCAGAACGCGGTCCTCCATGGCGGCAAGGCCGAGGCGAAAGCCGTCCTGGGTAAGCTCCTTGCGGAAGACGCAGCCCTCCGCCCTCGGGCGAGGGAGCTCGCCGCCGAGGTCGAGCGCGTGGTCGCGGAGGTCAACGCGCTGTCCGCCGAGGCGCAGAAGGCCGCGCTCGCCGCGCTCGCGCCCGAGCTCCTCGAGAAACCGAAGGGCGAGACGGGTCCCAAGGAGCTGCCGCCCCTCCCCGGCGCCGTGGACGGCGCCGTGGTGTGCCGCCTGGCGCCATACCCCAGCGGTCCCCTGCACATTGGCAACGCGCGGGCCTTCCTGTTGAACGACGCGTACGCGAAGCGCTACCACGGTCGGCTCATCCTCGCCTTCGATGACACGATCGGCTCCGAGGAGAAGCCCGTCCTCCCGGAGGCGTACGACCAGGTCAAGGAGGGCTTGGACTGGGCCGGGGTCACGTACGACGAGGTGCTGTACAAGAGCGACCGCATCCCCCTGCACTACGAGTGGGCGGGGAAGCTCCTCGAAGTGGGCGCCGCGTATGCGTGCACGTGCGACGCGGAGACCCTGCGGAGGAATCGGGAGGCCGGGAGGGCGTGCGAGCACCGCGACCAGGATGCCGACGAGACGATCGCGATCTGGAAGGCCATGCTCGACGGCGAATACGACGAGGGCGAGGCGGTCCTGCGCCTCAAGACGAGCATGCAGGACCCGAACCCCGCGTTCCGGGACCGCGTCCTGTTCCGTGTCTCCCTGCGCGAGCACCCTCGCGTCGGCACGCGGTACCACGTCTGGCCCATGCTCGAGTTCTCCTGGGCCGTGGACGACCACCTTCTCGGCGTGACCCATGTGATCCGCGGGAAGGACCTGGTGATCGAGGACGAGATGGAGACGCGGCTCTGGGACCTCTTCCGGATCGAACGGCGGCCCGTGTTCGTCCATTTCGGCATCCTGCGCTTCAAGGACCTCGAGCTGTCCAAGTCCCGGTACCGACGGGAGATCGCCGAGGGGCGTCTCACGGGGATCGACGACCCGCGCACCTGGTCCCTTCAGTCCTTGCGGCGCCGCGGCATCCGGCCCGCGGCCCTCCGAGAGTTCGTCCTAGACTTCGGTCTGAGCCTGGCCGACATCGAGGTGGCCGCGGAGACCCTGTACGCCGCGAACCGCAAGCTGATCGACGAGCATGCCAACCGCTACTTCTTCGTCCCCGAGCCCGTGGTTATTGAGGTCCACGGCCTCCCGCCGACGGAGGCCGTCCACCCGCCGCTCCATCCGGACTTCCACGGCCGCGGAACCCGCACGGTCCCCGTGGGCCCGAAGGTTCACGTGGCCCGGGAGGACTTCGACCGGTTCCGCGGGCAGGAGGTGCGGCTCAAGGACTTCTGCAACGTCGTCCTGGACCACCGCGCGACGTTCGTCTCCCTGGAGAACAAGGACATCCCGAAGATCCAGTGGGTCTCCCATGGCGGAGTCGAGACCCACGTCGTCATGCCCACGGGCCTTGAGTCTCGAGGCCTCGGGGAGCCCGCGGTGGCCGGCCTCAAGGTGGACGACGTGGTCCAGTTCGAGCGGGTCGGGTTCGCGCGGATCGATCACGTGAGCCGGTCCGAAGTCCGTGCCTTCTTCGCGCACCGCTAG
- a CDS encoding PKD domain-containing protein has protein sequence MGSRRTTVALRRRAAIALAVWAVAFSMLALAAAVPEGLEVTLTATPTNALVDQTVLFHATVHDNHEDASGAHLSFRFAFGDGSGTDWQRSSNATHAYTASGNYTASVQVRDSEDHVGSASVRVHVLPPPPRAPDLRPAIADVAPAHPVEGDSVNLTVVLVNRGTATADSATVTATDLRPNGTAASLGQLSLPSPLSPSDVVALVFGPFRAAGAGDHLLQIRVGDVRPPETYPGGGILNLTMSVAASSSPPPPPTGPQLQILAGLLDPAHPQEGDTVSLRVILWNRGTSAAVTASVDARDVRPNGSMAALGSAPLAESLPPASGVTLALPAFVASGVGNHTIRLAAANVTPPQLSGGGGGLDVPMRVTSASTTPPGGQTAPPPLEFGPLAFGLVGAGIASAAAAALLVLRPRPSLALEPPGAAPPDRSPPPIWPP, from the coding sequence GTGGGTTCCCGGAGGACGACCGTCGCCCTCCGCCGGCGTGCGGCGATTGCTCTTGCGGTGTGGGCCGTGGCCTTCAGCATGCTCGCCCTCGCTGCGGCAGTCCCCGAGGGACTCGAGGTCACCCTGACCGCGACGCCGACGAACGCGCTCGTCGACCAGACCGTCCTCTTCCACGCCACGGTCCACGACAACCACGAGGACGCGAGCGGCGCCCACCTGAGCTTCCGCTTCGCCTTCGGGGACGGCAGCGGTACGGACTGGCAACGGTCCTCGAACGCGACCCACGCGTACACGGCATCGGGCAACTACACCGCCTCGGTCCAGGTGCGGGACTCCGAGGACCACGTAGGCTCGGCGTCCGTGAGGGTCCACGTGCTCCCGCCGCCGCCTCGCGCGCCCGACCTCCGGCCCGCGATCGCCGACGTCGCCCCGGCCCACCCGGTCGAGGGCGACTCCGTGAACCTGACCGTGGTCCTCGTGAATCGCGGGACCGCGACCGCCGACTCGGCCACCGTGACCGCCACGGACCTCCGTCCCAACGGGACCGCGGCGTCGCTCGGACAACTCTCCCTCCCGTCGCCGTTGTCGCCCTCGGACGTGGTCGCCTTGGTCTTCGGTCCGTTCCGGGCCGCGGGCGCGGGCGACCACCTCCTCCAGATCCGCGTAGGTGACGTCCGCCCGCCCGAGACGTACCCCGGAGGCGGCATCCTCAACCTCACCATGAGCGTGGCGGCGTCCTCGAGCCCGCCTCCGCCACCAACGGGACCCCAGCTCCAGATCCTCGCGGGTCTCCTGGACCCCGCCCATCCCCAGGAAGGCGATACCGTCAGCCTGAGGGTGATCCTGTGGAACCGCGGGACGAGCGCCGCGGTGACGGCGAGCGTCGATGCACGCGATGTACGGCCCAACGGGAGCATGGCCGCCCTCGGCAGCGCTCCGTTGGCCGAATCCCTCCCGCCCGCGTCGGGGGTGACGCTCGCCCTCCCGGCGTTCGTGGCGTCGGGCGTGGGCAACCACACGATTCGACTTGCCGCGGCGAACGTGACGCCGCCGCAGCTCTCGGGCGGCGGCGGTGGGCTCGACGTGCCCATGCGGGTCACGAGCGCGAGCACGACGCCGCCTGGAGGACAGACGGCCCCGCCGCCCCTGGAGTTCGGCCCACTCGCGTTCGGCCTCGTGGGCGCCGGCATCGCGAGCGCCGCGGCCGCAGCCCTCCTGGTGTTGAGGCCCCGACCCTCCTTAGCGCTGGAGCCCCCGGGAGCGGCTCCGCCGGATCGAAGCCCGCCGCCCATCTGGCCGCCGTAG